The following proteins are encoded in a genomic region of Anaerolineae bacterium:
- a CDS encoding Cysteine synthase, protein MATIDLTVIPERRKRAVQRVRERNIIIPTFAQMKDPNLIPDKIKNELKSIGLWDLNPRNLFRITWKNEPVESGGGFGRVNYMELPSSLTGVPARIIVLVGKWFPTGAHKVGAAFGCLVPRLVTGQFDPTTQKAVWPSTGNYCRGGAYDSALLACESIAILPEGMSRERFEWLSKIAGEVIATPGSESNVKEIFDKCWELRRSGQDLMIFNQFDEFGNYLWHYEVTGHAMEEVLKETMRPNDTYRGMVSATGSAGTIASGDYMKQLFPASKICASEALQCPTLLENGFGAHRIEGIGDKHVPWIHNVKNTDLIVAIDDNAVVNLARLFNEPAGRAYLVKKGVPETLVEKLDLLGFSGISNVLSAIKMAKYYELGENDIVLTVLTDSMQLYGSRLKEMHEEFGEYTETDAAAHFAQYLHGQSTDNMLELRYVDRRRVHNLKYFTWVEQQGKTYEEILDQWYQPNYWTDVQKQVEEIDALIEEFNRDVGLL, encoded by the coding sequence ATGGCAACGATAGACTTAACGGTTATTCCAGAACGGCGCAAACGAGCGGTACAGCGCGTTCGCGAGCGCAACATTATCATTCCGACCTTTGCGCAAATGAAAGACCCGAACTTAATCCCCGATAAAATCAAGAATGAATTGAAGTCCATCGGCTTATGGGATTTAAACCCCCGCAATCTGTTTCGCATTACCTGGAAGAACGAGCCGGTAGAATCTGGCGGCGGGTTTGGTAGGGTCAACTATATGGAATTGCCTTCTTCATTGACCGGTGTGCCGGCGCGCATTATCGTTTTGGTGGGCAAATGGTTCCCGACCGGTGCCCATAAAGTCGGCGCTGCCTTTGGTTGTCTGGTGCCACGCCTGGTTACCGGGCAGTTTGACCCGACAACCCAAAAGGCGGTCTGGCCTTCAACCGGGAATTATTGTCGCGGAGGAGCGTACGATTCGGCCTTATTGGCTTGCGAATCCATCGCAATCCTGCCGGAGGGAATGAGCCGAGAACGCTTTGAATGGCTCTCTAAGATTGCCGGCGAAGTGATTGCAACTCCAGGAAGTGAGTCGAACGTCAAAGAGATTTTCGATAAATGCTGGGAGCTCCGCCGCTCAGGGCAAGACCTGATGATTTTCAATCAATTTGATGAGTTTGGTAACTATTTGTGGCACTACGAGGTGACCGGTCATGCCATGGAAGAGGTTCTGAAAGAAACCATGCGCCCCAACGACACCTATCGCGGTATGGTCTCGGCGACCGGTTCGGCAGGGACGATTGCCAGCGGCGACTATATGAAGCAGCTCTTCCCCGCCAGTAAAATTTGTGCCAGCGAGGCCTTGCAATGTCCAACCTTGTTGGAGAACGGTTTTGGTGCTCATCGCATTGAAGGCATTGGCGATAAACATGTGCCCTGGATTCACAATGTCAAGAACACGGACCTGATTGTAGCAATTGATGACAACGCGGTGGTCAATCTGGCGCGACTATTTAATGAGCCAGCCGGTCGGGCTTATCTGGTAAAAAAGGGTGTTCCCGAGACACTTGTTGAAAAGCTGGATCTTCTCGGTTTCTCAGGCATTTCTAATGTCCTCTCGGCGATCAAGATGGCAAAATATTATGAGTTAGGGGAAAATGACATTGTGCTGACAGTCTTGACCGACTCGATGCAGTTGTATGGAAGCCGGCTAAAAGAAATGCATGAAGAATTCGGTGAATACACTGAAACCGATGCGGCTGCACACTTTGCCCAATATTTACATGGTCAATCTACCGATAATATGCTGGAACTGCGCTATGTTGATCGCCGCCGGGTGCACAATCTCAAGTACTTCACCTGGGTTGAACAACAGGGTAAAACCTACGAAGAAATCCTTGACCAGTGGTATCAACCCAATTATTGGACCGATGTTCAGAAACAAGTTGAAGAGATTGACGCCTTAATTGAAGAGTTTAACCGCGATGTAGGCTTGTTATAG